The Scatophagus argus isolate fScaArg1 chromosome 20, fScaArg1.pri, whole genome shotgun sequence genome window below encodes:
- the tbx3a gene encoding T-box transcription factor TBX3a isoform X1: protein MNFLMRDPVIQGSSMAYHPFIPHRGPEFAMSAMLGHQPPFFPALALPHSGSLSLPGALGKPIMDQLMGAAETGLHFSSLGHQAAAAHLRPLKTLEPEEEVEDDPKVHLEAKELWELFHKRGTEMVITKSGRRMFPPFKVRCTGLDKKAKYILLMDIVAADDCRYKFHNSRWMVAGKADPEMPKRMYIHPDSPATGEQWMSKVVNFHKLKLTNNISDKHGFVSSANTILNSMHKYQPRFHIVRANDILKLPYSTFRTYVFPETDFIAVTAYQNDKITQLKIDHNPFAKGFRDTGNGRREKRKQLALQSMRSYEEQQKKENGASDDSSGEQASFKCFGQASSPAVSTVGPPHLKDYCDSDDDSDDESKDGHMKDGPDSSKISTTTEDGKDHEASPAKGHPFSNSDTTSRNRDSGPRTEKSQADSRQSPITVISSTTRSGEDLKSPSLDQPKTDECRPLSKDSFLPLTVQTDSPHIGHSHLHNFGFPTGLTGQQFFNHLGSAHPFLLHPSQFNVGGAFSNMAAGMGPLLAAVSTGGVSTMDTTSMASPPQSLTGAPGLPFHLQQHVLASQGIAMSPFGSLFPYPYTYMAAAAAASSAASSSVHRHPFLNAVRPRLRYSPYSLPMTAPDSTLLTTGMPSMAGSGAELKGDDIVPASPVSAVTLDSTSEVTSHSSTISSGSVSISPKTCTEKDAANELQSIQRLVSGLDSNQDRPRSGSP from the exons ATGAACTTCCTGATGAGAGATCCAGTCATACAAGGATCAAGTATGGCATATCATCCGTTTATACCTCACCGGGGTCCGGAATTTGCCATGAGTGCAATGCTGGGTCACCAGCCTCCTTTCTTCCCGGCTCTGGCGCTCCCTCACAGcggctccctctctctgccgGGCGCCCTGGGAAAGCCGATCATGGACCAGCTGATGGGAGCCGCAGAGACCGGCCTGCACTTCTCTTCGCTGGGACACCAGGCTGCGGCCGCCCACCTCAGGCCTCTGAAGACTCTGGAgcctgaggaggaggtggaggacgaCCCCAAAGTTCACCTGGAAGCCAAGGAGCTTTGGGAACTTTTCCACAAGAGGGGCACCGAGATGGTGATCACAAAATCCGGAAG GCGGATGTTCCCCCCGTTCAAAGTGAGGTGCACCGGTCTGGACAAGAAGGCCAAATATATTCTCTTGATGGATATAGTAGCAGCCGACGACTGCAGGTACAAATTTCACAACTCCCGCTGGATGGTGGCAGGGAAGGCCGACCCCGAAATGCCAAAGAGGATGTACATTCACCCGGACAGTCCGGCTACTGGTGAACAGTGGATGTCAAAAGTCGTCAATTTTCACAAATTGAAGCTGACAAATAACATCTCCGACAAGCATGGATTTGTAAGTTCAGCTAAT ACCATACTTAACTCGATGCACAAATACCAGCCTCGATTTCACATCGTGAGGGCCAACGACATTCTCAAACTCCCGTACAGTACCTTCAGGACCTACGTTTTCCCTGAAACGGATTTCATCGCCGTGACTGCTTATCAAAATGACAAG ATAACCCAGCTGAAAATCGACCATAATCCATTTGCCAAAGGATTCCGTGACACGGGCAATGGACGACGGGAAAAGAG GAAACAGCTGGCTCTGCAATCCATGCGTTCGTACgaggagcagcagaaaaagGAGAACGGGGCTTCAGACGACTCTTCTGGAGAGCAGGCTTCCTTTAAGTGTTTCGGCCAGGCCTCGTCCCCTGCCGTGTCTACCGTGGGCCCCCCACACCTGAAAG ATTATTGCGACAGCGATGACGACAGCGACGATGAGAGCAAAGATGGACACATGAAAGATGGTCCTGACTCCAGCAAGATTTCCACGACTACGGAGGACGGGAAGGATCATGAGGCGAGCCCAGCTAAGGGGCATCCCTTTAGTAACAGTGACACTACTAGCAGGAACCGCGACAGCGGACCAAGGACTGAGAAAAGTCAGGCAGACTCACGACAGAGCCCCATCACCGTCATCTCCAGCACCACCCGCTCTGGAGAAGACCTCAAGAGTCCAAGCCTGGACCAGCCCAAAACGGACGAGTGCAGGCCTTTAAGCAAAGACAGTTTCTTGCCTTTGACTGTTCAGACTGACAGCCCGCACATAGGCCACAGCCACTTGCATAATTTTGGATTTCCGACGGGCCTAACAGGACAACAGTTTTTCAATCACCTTGGGAGCGCACATCCGTTTCTCTTGCACCCCAGTCAGTTCAACGTGGGGGGTGCGTTCTCAAACATGGCCGCGGGCATGGGGCCACTATTGGCAGCTGTGTCCACGGGAGGCGTGAGCACTATGGACACAACTAGCATGGCATCACCCCCGCAAAGTTTGACGGGAGCGCCGGGCCTGCCCTTTCATCTGCAGCAACATGTCTTGGCATCGCAG GGCATCGCCATGTCTCCCTTTGGTAGTTTGTTCCCCTATCCGTACACGTACATGGCAGCAGCCGCGGCAGCTTCCTCCGCTGCCTcctcttctgtgcaccgacACCCCTTCCTGAACGCAGTGCGCCCCCGACTCAGGTACAGCCCCTACTCCCTCCCCATGACGGCACCGGACAGCACCCTGCTCACCACCGGCATGCCCTCCATGGCCGGCAGCGGGGCCGAGCTGAAAGGGGACGACATCGTCCCGGCCAGCCCCGTGTCTGCTGTCACCCTGGATTCCACATCGGAGGTGACCAGCCACTCGTCCACCATATCCTCCGGCTCGGTTTCCATATCCCCAAAGACATGCACGGAGAAAGACGCCGCCAACGAGCTGCAGAGCATCCAGCGCCTGGTCAGTGGACTCGACTCAAATCAGGACAGGCCAAGGAGCGGGTCCCCCTAG
- the tbx3a gene encoding T-box transcription factor TBX3a isoform X2: MNFLMRDPVIQGSSMAYHPFIPHRGPEFAMSAMLGHQPPFFPALALPHSGSLSLPGALGKPIMDQLMGAAETGLHFSSLGHQAAAAHLRPLKTLEPEEEVEDDPKVHLEAKELWELFHKRGTEMVITKSGRRMFPPFKVRCTGLDKKAKYILLMDIVAADDCRYKFHNSRWMVAGKADPEMPKRMYIHPDSPATGEQWMSKVVNFHKLKLTNNISDKHGFTILNSMHKYQPRFHIVRANDILKLPYSTFRTYVFPETDFIAVTAYQNDKITQLKIDHNPFAKGFRDTGNGRREKRKQLALQSMRSYEEQQKKENGASDDSSGEQASFKCFGQASSPAVSTVGPPHLKDYCDSDDDSDDESKDGHMKDGPDSSKISTTTEDGKDHEASPAKGHPFSNSDTTSRNRDSGPRTEKSQADSRQSPITVISSTTRSGEDLKSPSLDQPKTDECRPLSKDSFLPLTVQTDSPHIGHSHLHNFGFPTGLTGQQFFNHLGSAHPFLLHPSQFNVGGAFSNMAAGMGPLLAAVSTGGVSTMDTTSMASPPQSLTGAPGLPFHLQQHVLASQGIAMSPFGSLFPYPYTYMAAAAAASSAASSSVHRHPFLNAVRPRLRYSPYSLPMTAPDSTLLTTGMPSMAGSGAELKGDDIVPASPVSAVTLDSTSEVTSHSSTISSGSVSISPKTCTEKDAANELQSIQRLVSGLDSNQDRPRSGSP, from the exons ATGAACTTCCTGATGAGAGATCCAGTCATACAAGGATCAAGTATGGCATATCATCCGTTTATACCTCACCGGGGTCCGGAATTTGCCATGAGTGCAATGCTGGGTCACCAGCCTCCTTTCTTCCCGGCTCTGGCGCTCCCTCACAGcggctccctctctctgccgGGCGCCCTGGGAAAGCCGATCATGGACCAGCTGATGGGAGCCGCAGAGACCGGCCTGCACTTCTCTTCGCTGGGACACCAGGCTGCGGCCGCCCACCTCAGGCCTCTGAAGACTCTGGAgcctgaggaggaggtggaggacgaCCCCAAAGTTCACCTGGAAGCCAAGGAGCTTTGGGAACTTTTCCACAAGAGGGGCACCGAGATGGTGATCACAAAATCCGGAAG GCGGATGTTCCCCCCGTTCAAAGTGAGGTGCACCGGTCTGGACAAGAAGGCCAAATATATTCTCTTGATGGATATAGTAGCAGCCGACGACTGCAGGTACAAATTTCACAACTCCCGCTGGATGGTGGCAGGGAAGGCCGACCCCGAAATGCCAAAGAGGATGTACATTCACCCGGACAGTCCGGCTACTGGTGAACAGTGGATGTCAAAAGTCGTCAATTTTCACAAATTGAAGCTGACAAATAACATCTCCGACAAGCATGGATTT ACCATACTTAACTCGATGCACAAATACCAGCCTCGATTTCACATCGTGAGGGCCAACGACATTCTCAAACTCCCGTACAGTACCTTCAGGACCTACGTTTTCCCTGAAACGGATTTCATCGCCGTGACTGCTTATCAAAATGACAAG ATAACCCAGCTGAAAATCGACCATAATCCATTTGCCAAAGGATTCCGTGACACGGGCAATGGACGACGGGAAAAGAG GAAACAGCTGGCTCTGCAATCCATGCGTTCGTACgaggagcagcagaaaaagGAGAACGGGGCTTCAGACGACTCTTCTGGAGAGCAGGCTTCCTTTAAGTGTTTCGGCCAGGCCTCGTCCCCTGCCGTGTCTACCGTGGGCCCCCCACACCTGAAAG ATTATTGCGACAGCGATGACGACAGCGACGATGAGAGCAAAGATGGACACATGAAAGATGGTCCTGACTCCAGCAAGATTTCCACGACTACGGAGGACGGGAAGGATCATGAGGCGAGCCCAGCTAAGGGGCATCCCTTTAGTAACAGTGACACTACTAGCAGGAACCGCGACAGCGGACCAAGGACTGAGAAAAGTCAGGCAGACTCACGACAGAGCCCCATCACCGTCATCTCCAGCACCACCCGCTCTGGAGAAGACCTCAAGAGTCCAAGCCTGGACCAGCCCAAAACGGACGAGTGCAGGCCTTTAAGCAAAGACAGTTTCTTGCCTTTGACTGTTCAGACTGACAGCCCGCACATAGGCCACAGCCACTTGCATAATTTTGGATTTCCGACGGGCCTAACAGGACAACAGTTTTTCAATCACCTTGGGAGCGCACATCCGTTTCTCTTGCACCCCAGTCAGTTCAACGTGGGGGGTGCGTTCTCAAACATGGCCGCGGGCATGGGGCCACTATTGGCAGCTGTGTCCACGGGAGGCGTGAGCACTATGGACACAACTAGCATGGCATCACCCCCGCAAAGTTTGACGGGAGCGCCGGGCCTGCCCTTTCATCTGCAGCAACATGTCTTGGCATCGCAG GGCATCGCCATGTCTCCCTTTGGTAGTTTGTTCCCCTATCCGTACACGTACATGGCAGCAGCCGCGGCAGCTTCCTCCGCTGCCTcctcttctgtgcaccgacACCCCTTCCTGAACGCAGTGCGCCCCCGACTCAGGTACAGCCCCTACTCCCTCCCCATGACGGCACCGGACAGCACCCTGCTCACCACCGGCATGCCCTCCATGGCCGGCAGCGGGGCCGAGCTGAAAGGGGACGACATCGTCCCGGCCAGCCCCGTGTCTGCTGTCACCCTGGATTCCACATCGGAGGTGACCAGCCACTCGTCCACCATATCCTCCGGCTCGGTTTCCATATCCCCAAAGACATGCACGGAGAAAGACGCCGCCAACGAGCTGCAGAGCATCCAGCGCCTGGTCAGTGGACTCGACTCAAATCAGGACAGGCCAAGGAGCGGGTCCCCCTAG
- the tbx5a gene encoding T-box transcription factor TBX5-A, producing the protein MADQEETFGLQNSPGGSDSRELQNDNKSEKQNGTSSKSPSSQTTYIQQGMEGIKVYLHERELWTKFHEVGTEMIITKAGRRMFPSFKVKVTGLNPKTKYILLMDVVPADDHRYKFADNKWSVTGKAEPAMPGRLYVHPDSPATGAHWMRQLVSFQKLKLTNNHLDPFGHIILNSMHKYQPRIHIVKADENNGFGSKNTAFCTHVFPETAFIAVTSYQNHKITQLKIENNPFAKGFRGSDDMELHRMSRMQSTKEYPVVPRSTVRQRVGSSQSPFSGEVQGMATPSTLSSQYSQCENGVTSTSQDMLPQSGSYPLPHEHSQEYHCIKRKVEDDCHSGEHGYKKAYLESSSREEDHYYRPVGYSQSLSLAGGPYRSESSQRQACMYASASQGAEPVPSLEDISCNTWASVSPYGSCSVTTMQPMERLPYQHFSAHFTSGSLVSRLGGVGGHASPQLGDGHHAAMYQSSMTHQTLGRQCSPGAGIQSPTAGLQGNEYLYAHGIPRTLSPHQYHTVHSVSIMPEWNENS; encoded by the exons ATGGCGGACCAAGAGGAGACTTTTGGTCTTCAAAACTCGCCCGGTGGCTCGGATTCAAGGGAATTACAGAACGATAATAAATCAGAGAAACAGAACGGGACCTCAAGCAAATCCCCGTCGTCACAGACAACTTACATTCAGCAG ggaatGGAGGGAATAAAAGTCTACCTGCACGAGAGGGAACTCTGGACAAAGTTTCACGAGGTGGGGACGGAGATGATCATCACCAAAGCTGGAAG GCGAATGTTCCCCAGCTTCAAAGTGAAGGTCACGGGACTAAACCCCAAAACTAAATATATTCTCCTCATGGATGTCGTTCCTGCGGATGACCATCGATACAAATTCGCCGATAATAAATG GTCTGTGACTGGCAAAGCAGAGCCCGCCATGCCCGGCAGGCTCTACGTCCACCCGGACTCTCCCGCCACGGGGGCGCACTGGATGAGGCAGCTCGTCTCCTTTCAGAAGCTGAAGCTGACCAACAACCACCTGGACCCGTTCGGACAC ATCATCCTAAATTCGATGCACAAGTACCAACCGAGGATCCACATTGTGAAGGCAGATGAAAATAACGGCTTTGGCTCTAAAAACACGGCCTTCTGCACCCACGTCTTCCCCGAGACAGCCTTCATTGCTGTTACGTCCTATCAGAACCATAAG ATAACCCAGCTGAAGATTGAGAACAATCCATTTGCAAAAGGCTTTCGTGGAAGTGATGACATGGAACTGCATCGGATGTCCAGGATGCAAAG TACCAAGGAGTATCCAGTAGTGCCTCGCAGTACAGTGCGCCAGAGAGTGGGCTCCAGCCAAAGCCCGTTCAGTGGGGAGGTCCAGGGCATGGCCACCCCAAGCACCCTGAGCTCCCAGTACTCCCAGTGTGAGAATGGGGTCACCAGCACCTCACAGGACATGCTGCCTCAGTCAGGCTCCTACCCCCTGCCACATGAGCACAGTCAGGAGTACCACTGCATCAAGAGGAAAG TGGAGGATGACTGTCACTCAGGTGAGCACGGCTATAAGAAGGCCTATCTGGAGAGCTCGTCCAGAGAGGAGGACCATTACTACCGTCCTGTTGGCTACTCCCAGAGCCTCAGCCTGGCCGGAGGGCCCTACCGCAGTGAATCCAGTCAGCGGCAGGCTTGTATGTACGCCAGCGCCTCGCAGGGCGCTGAGCCTGTTCCTAGTTTGGAGGACATCAGCTGCAACACTTGGGCCAGTGTTTCACCCTATGGGAGTTGCTCCGTCACCACCATGCAGCCAATGGAGCGGCTGCCCTACCAGCACTTCTCCGCTCACTTCACCTCAGGGTCCCTGGTGTCCAGACTTGGCGGGGTTGGCGGTCACGCCTCTCCACAGCTGGGTGATGGCCACCATGCTGCCATGTACCAGAGCTCCATGACTCACCAGACTCTGGGCCGCCAGTGCAGTCCTGGTGCTGGGATCCAGTCGCCAACGGCCGGCCTACAGGGAAACGAGTACCTCTATGCACACGGCATACCACGTACACTTTCACCACACCAGTACCACACTGTGCACAGTGTCAGCATCATGCCAGAGTGGAATGAGAACAGCTAA